In Flavivirga abyssicola, the following are encoded in one genomic region:
- a CDS encoding choice-of-anchor I domain-containing protein produces MKKITLIASFLALSFTTVQGQDLQYLSGYDTTMSDSAETVAHDATNQQAFLTNSSNNSFTIVDISDPTTPTLVKNVDLSTYGAGPNSIAISGNVVAIAVEASPKQDPGKIVFFDLDGIYIDEITVGALPDMITFTPDGTKLLVANEGEPSDDYTNDPEGTIDVIDLSGGIMSATTTSINFNSYNDKKVSLQNKGIRIFGNNGAATVSQDLEPEFITVIEDGTKAYVNCQENNALVVLDLTNNTVLDILPLGYKNHLLGTPTVTSYIVNDLVTNWPVLGTPVYDGGQAPVSLGGFSGLFYDEANSTATDYVFYAVPDRGPNDGAVKKADVTPAASQNLRPFKLPDYQGRIAKFTLNKTTGAITLDDQILLTRKDGTTPITGRGNIPGFDEVPVTYTDASTAYTNADYVDGASEEYHELSYDEYGGDFEGVLIDKNGNFWMCDEYRPAIYQFNAMGKLIERYVPSGTSLLGTTPQPVGTYGAETLPEVYSKRRANRGFEAIAYDEVNHIIYAFIQSPLYNPSSATKNNSDVIRILGISCATGAPVEEYVYLLERNKDAGYASSRVDKIGDAVYTGNGKFLVIERDSEGPTVSTGKKYVFGIDINFATNILNTVITGAKELEELTADEIAAQNIQAVHKTKMFNLPSIGYQGSDKAEGIALLPNNEIAIINDNDFGLAGAGITDNSVLGIISFANDYGFDASNKDSAINITQHPTLGMFMPDGIASYKAGGVNYIVTANEGDARDYDGYSEEERVKDLTLNASYYPNAATLQTDTDLGRLKTTTATGDYNNDGTIEQIYSYGARSFSIFDEYGNLVFDSADQFGQKIASEESALFNEDEGDVDDRSDDKGGEPEAVAIGAIDGKTYAFIGLERQSAILMYDITDPNDVEFITYYKGNRTSGDVAPEIIKFVSAADSPNSKNLLLVGYEVSGTLGIIQIDDSALSISNEVAKNDFKMYPNPVVLSDLKFNKTLSGIIYNVSGQEIKRFEKETSLNVSQLTSGIYIIKTEAHGVKRFVKL; encoded by the coding sequence ATGAAAAAAATTACTCTCATCGCTAGTTTTCTAGCGCTATCTTTTACAACAGTACAAGGTCAAGACCTACAGTATTTGTCTGGTTATGATACAACCATGTCAGATTCTGCAGAGACTGTTGCTCATGATGCAACTAACCAACAAGCCTTTCTTACTAATTCGTCAAATAATAGTTTTACAATAGTAGATATTAGTGATCCTACCACTCCCACATTGGTTAAAAATGTAGATTTATCAACTTATGGAGCAGGACCCAATTCCATTGCAATAAGCGGAAATGTGGTAGCTATAGCTGTCGAGGCTAGTCCTAAACAAGACCCTGGGAAAATAGTTTTTTTTGATTTAGACGGTATTTATATAGATGAGATTACTGTTGGAGCATTACCAGATATGATAACCTTTACACCAGACGGTACTAAGCTGTTAGTGGCTAATGAAGGCGAACCATCAGATGATTATACTAATGACCCAGAAGGAACTATTGATGTTATAGATTTAAGCGGTGGTATAATGTCTGCTACAACAACTTCAATTAATTTTAATAGTTATAATGATAAAAAAGTATCACTTCAAAATAAAGGCATTCGTATTTTTGGAAACAACGGCGCTGCAACAGTGTCTCAAGATTTAGAACCAGAATTCATAACGGTTATAGAAGATGGCACAAAAGCTTATGTAAATTGTCAGGAAAACAATGCCCTAGTTGTTTTAGATTTAACCAATAATACTGTTCTAGATATATTACCCCTTGGTTATAAAAATCATCTATTAGGAACTCCAACGGTTACAAGTTATATTGTTAATGATTTAGTTACTAATTGGCCAGTATTAGGAACGCCTGTTTATGATGGAGGTCAAGCACCTGTTTCTTTAGGAGGTTTTTCAGGATTGTTTTATGATGAAGCAAATTCTACTGCTACAGATTATGTTTTTTATGCAGTCCCAGATAGAGGTCCAAATGATGGTGCCGTTAAAAAAGCAGATGTAACCCCTGCTGCTTCTCAAAATTTAAGGCCGTTTAAATTACCGGATTATCAAGGTAGAATTGCGAAATTCACTTTAAATAAAACAACAGGAGCGATTACTTTAGATGATCAAATCTTACTAACAAGAAAAGATGGCACAACACCTATTACCGGAAGAGGAAATATACCGGGATTTGATGAGGTTCCTGTGACGTATACAGATGCATCTACGGCTTACACAAATGCTGATTATGTTGATGGTGCTTCAGAAGAATACCATGAGTTGTCTTACGATGAATATGGTGGAGATTTTGAAGGTGTTTTAATAGATAAAAATGGTAACTTTTGGATGTGTGATGAGTACAGGCCAGCGATATATCAGTTTAATGCGATGGGGAAACTAATAGAACGCTATGTGCCATCTGGAACATCATTATTAGGAACAACACCACAACCAGTAGGAACCTATGGTGCTGAAACTTTACCAGAAGTTTACTCTAAAAGAAGAGCAAACAGAGGTTTTGAGGCCATTGCCTATGATGAGGTGAATCATATTATATATGCATTTATTCAATCACCATTATATAACCCTTCTAGTGCTACTAAAAATAATTCGGATGTTATCAGGATTTTAGGAATCAGTTGTGCTACAGGCGCTCCGGTTGAAGAATATGTGTATCTATTGGAAAGAAATAAAGATGCTGGTTATGCCTCTTCTAGAGTAGATAAAATTGGTGATGCTGTTTATACAGGAAACGGTAAATTTTTAGTTATAGAAAGAGATTCGGAAGGGCCAACCGTATCCACAGGAAAAAAATATGTGTTTGGAATAGATATCAATTTCGCTACTAACATTTTGAATACTGTTATCACAGGAGCTAAAGAATTAGAAGAGTTAACAGCAGATGAAATTGCAGCTCAAAATATTCAGGCAGTTCATAAAACAAAAATGTTCAATTTGCCGTCTATTGGTTATCAAGGATCTGATAAAGCTGAAGGAATAGCCTTGTTGCCAAACAATGAAATAGCCATTATAAATGATAATGATTTTGGATTGGCAGGAGCAGGTATTACAGATAATAGTGTGCTAGGAATCATTTCTTTTGCAAACGATTATGGTTTTGACGCTTCTAATAAAGATAGTGCTATTAATATAACACAACATCCTACTTTAGGCATGTTTATGCCAGATGGAATTGCATCATACAAAGCAGGTGGAGTCAATTATATTGTAACCGCTAATGAAGGAGATGCTAGAGATTATGATGGGTATTCGGAAGAAGAGCGTGTAAAGGATTTAACATTGAATGCATCATACTATCCAAATGCCGCAACGCTTCAAACAGATACAGATTTAGGAAGGTTGAAAACAACAACAGCAACAGGCGATTATAATAACGATGGAACTATTGAGCAAATCTATTCTTATGGAGCAAGATCATTTTCAATTTTTGATGAATATGGAAACTTGGTGTTTGATAGTGCAGATCAATTTGGACAAAAAATAGCTTCAGAAGAATCGGCTTTATTTAATGAAGATGAAGGAGACGTTGACGACAGATCTGACGATAAAGGTGGAGAACCAGAAGCCGTTGCTATTGGGGCAATTGATGGTAAAACATATGCCTTTATTGGTTTAGAAAGACAAAGCGCCATATTAATGTATGATATTACAGACCCTAATGATGTAGAGTTCATTACCTACTATAAGGGAAATAGAACATCTGGTGATGTGGCTCCAGAAATTATAAAATTTGTTTCTGCAGCAGACAGCCCGAATTCTAAAAATCTACTTTTAGTAGGTTATGAAGTCAGTGGAACTTTAGGGATTATCCAAATAGATGATTCTGCTTTAAGTATTAGTAATGAAGTAGCAAAAAATGACTTTAAAATGTATCCAAACCCTGTTGTTTTGAGCGATTTGAAGTTCAATAAAACATTATCCGGAATTATTTATAATGTAAGTGGGCAAGAGATAAAAAGGTTTGAAAAAGAAACGTCTTTAAATGTGTCTCAACTAACTTCGGGTATTTATATTATAAAAACAGAAGCACACGGTGTTAAGCGTTTTGTTAAATTATAA
- a CDS encoding universal stress protein — protein MKKILVPTDFSTQAENALKVAAQLARKYNCEIYLLHMLEIPLHEVDALSSYNSLPEAIYFMKLAHKQFEELKAKDYLKDLTIHEMVELKEIFKGIFHSSKKHDIDLVIMGSNGVSGLKEMLIGSNTEKVVRTSETPVLVIKNEHKAFKIKDFVFASDFKDESKATYEKAVYFANILKAKIHLLMVNTPNKFMTSAKSKRRMKTFIEAFDFKNYTTNIYNDISIEKGIMNFSQSIKADLIGMSTHGRQGISHFFNGSISEDLVNHAKRPVITFKI, from the coding sequence ATGAAAAAAATACTAGTTCCCACAGACTTTTCAACTCAAGCAGAAAATGCTTTAAAAGTAGCAGCCCAATTAGCTAGAAAATATAATTGCGAAATTTATTTATTACACATGCTTGAAATACCATTACATGAGGTTGATGCCTTAAGCTCTTATAACAGTTTACCTGAGGCTATTTATTTTATGAAATTAGCACATAAACAGTTTGAAGAATTAAAAGCTAAAGATTATCTAAAAGACTTAACCATACATGAAATGGTTGAGCTTAAAGAGATTTTTAAAGGCATTTTCCACAGTTCCAAAAAACATGATATAGATTTAGTTATAATGGGGTCTAATGGTGTAAGTGGTTTAAAAGAAATGCTGATTGGGAGCAATACAGAAAAAGTAGTTCGCACTTCTGAAACCCCTGTTTTAGTTATAAAAAATGAGCACAAAGCTTTTAAAATTAAAGATTTTGTTTTTGCTTCAGATTTCAAAGACGAAAGCAAAGCAACTTACGAGAAGGCTGTTTATTTTGCTAATATTTTAAAGGCCAAAATACATTTACTCATGGTAAATACACCTAATAAATTTATGACCTCTGCTAAATCGAAACGTAGAATGAAAACATTTATTGAAGCTTTCGATTTTAAAAATTATACAACTAATATTTATAACGATATTAGTATTGAAAAAGGCATCATGAATTTTTCTCAATCTATAAAAGCAGATTTAATTGGCATGAGCACTCATGGAAGACAGGGCATTTCTCATTTCTTTAATGGTAGTATTAGTGAGGATTTGGTTAACCACGCCAAACGTCCCGTAATTACTTTTAAGATTTAA
- the rimP gene encoding ribosome assembly cofactor RimP → MFKSTVTELLEAALIERPDLFLIDFSIQGDNQIKVTIDGDNGVLVEDCMFISRAIEHNLDREEQDFSLEVMSAGATSPLVHKRQYKKNLNRILDVKTASDTMEGTLTEVTDNDIKLEWKVREPKPIGKGKVTVKKQANIAYENIVEAKVMIKF, encoded by the coding sequence ATGTTTAAAAGTACTGTTACAGAATTATTAGAAGCGGCGTTAATTGAAAGACCAGATTTATTTCTTATAGATTTTTCTATTCAAGGAGATAATCAAATTAAGGTAACGATAGATGGAGATAACGGTGTTTTAGTTGAAGACTGTATGTTTATTAGTAGAGCCATTGAGCATAATCTTGATAGAGAAGAACAGGATTTCTCTTTAGAAGTGATGTCTGCAGGAGCAACATCGCCTTTAGTTCACAAAAGACAGTATAAGAAGAATTTAAATAGGATACTTGATGTGAAAACGGCTTCCGATACAATGGAAGGCACACTTACAGAAGTAACAGATAATGATATTAAATTAGAATGGAAAGTTAGAGAGCCAAAACCTATAGGAAAAGGTAAAGTAACTGTAAAAAAACAAGCGAATATCGCTTACGAAAATATTGTAGAAGCAAAAGTTATGATTAAATTTTAA
- the nusA gene encoding transcription termination factor NusA: MENIALIESFSEFKDDKLIDRVTLMAILEDVFRSALKKKYGDDDNFDIIVNPDKGDLEIWRNRVVVGDGEVEEPNQEISLTEARKIEPDFEVGEDVSEEVKLIDLGRRAILALRQNLISKIHEHDNTIIYKQFKDLIGEIYTAEVHHIRHRAVILLDDEGNEIVLPKDRQIPSDFFRKGDNVRGVIDAVELKGAKPTILMSRSSPVFLEKLFEQEIPEVFDGLITIKNVVRIPGEKAKVAVDSYDDRIDPVGACVGMKGSRIHGIVRELGNENIDVINYTNNLQLYITRALSPARVTSIKLNEETKRAEVILKPEEVSKAIGRGGHNIRLAGQLTGYEIDVFREGAEEDVELREFSDEIEGWIIEEFSKAGLDTAKSILEQEVNDLVKRTDLEEETINEVIRILKEEFEE, encoded by the coding sequence ATGGAAAATATCGCGTTAATTGAATCTTTTTCAGAATTCAAAGACGATAAGCTAATTGACAGAGTAACGTTAATGGCAATTTTAGAAGATGTATTTAGGAGCGCCTTAAAAAAGAAGTATGGCGATGATGATAATTTTGATATTATTGTAAACCCAGATAAAGGAGATTTAGAAATTTGGAGAAATAGAGTCGTAGTAGGAGATGGAGAAGTTGAAGAACCAAACCAGGAAATTTCTTTGACTGAAGCTCGAAAAATTGAGCCCGATTTTGAAGTAGGAGAAGATGTATCTGAAGAAGTAAAGCTGATTGATTTAGGAAGAAGAGCTATTTTAGCATTACGTCAAAATTTGATTTCTAAAATTCATGAGCACGATAACACCATAATTTATAAACAATTTAAAGATTTAATAGGAGAAATTTATACAGCTGAAGTACACCATATTCGTCACAGAGCAGTTATTTTGTTGGATGATGAAGGTAACGAAATTGTATTACCAAAAGATAGACAAATACCTTCAGACTTTTTTAGAAAAGGAGATAATGTAAGAGGTGTTATTGATGCTGTTGAGCTTAAAGGAGCAAAACCAACTATTTTAATGTCTAGAAGCTCTCCTGTGTTTTTAGAGAAATTATTTGAACAAGAAATACCAGAGGTTTTTGATGGTTTAATTACGATTAAAAATGTAGTAAGAATTCCAGGAGAAAAAGCAAAAGTAGCGGTAGATTCTTATGATGATAGAATAGATCCTGTTGGAGCTTGTGTTGGTATGAAAGGTTCAAGAATTCATGGAATTGTTCGCGAATTAGGTAATGAAAATATAGATGTAATAAATTATACAAATAATTTACAATTATACATAACAAGAGCATTAAGTCCTGCAAGAGTGACTTCAATAAAATTGAATGAAGAAACAAAAAGAGCAGAAGTTATTTTAAAACCAGAAGAAGTAAGTAAAGCGATTGGTAGAGGCGGACATAATATCCGTTTAGCAGGTCAATTAACTGGTTATGAGATTGATGTGTTTAGAGAAGGTGCAGAAGAAGATGTAGAATTAAGAGAATTCTCTGACGAAATAGAAGGGTGGATTATTGAAGAGTTTAGTAAAGCTGGATTAGATACTGCTAAAAGTATTTTAGAGCAAGAAGTAAACGATTTAGTAAAAAGAACAGACTTAGAAGAAGAAACAATTAATGAAGTTATTAGAATTTTGAAAGAAGAATTCGAAGAATAA
- the infB gene encoding translation initiation factor IF-2: MAETIRLNKVLRELNISLDRAVEFLDSKGIEIEKRPTTKISEETYTVLSNEFQTDANKKVASKEVGEAKIKEKEVLREQRERELEEKQKATARKEEIVKAAAELSGPKQVGKIDLEPKKKKAEAVSKKAEKVEEVAKPAEKVEKVEPVKKEAVKKEVSEEPVKEEIKSKLAEKPVVEKKKKVEEKQEEKSKKHIINEDGEVLPDEKVTTQYKKLTGPKIAGDKIDLSQFNKPKKKKEEKKPEAKTGDAGAANKKKRRRISKVGGPQSGNGQSNNRQGGGRSGGNDRFKGKPGQGRRNIVKEEPSEEDVKKQVRETLEKLQGKSSKGKGAKYRRDKRDQHREQTEIDQQIEAAESKILKVTEFVTASEVATMMNVGVTEIISACMSLGMMVTMNQRLDAETLSIVAEEFGYKVEFITADIEESIEEVEDKPEDLEPRAPIVTVMGHVDHGKTSLLDYIREENVIAGESGGITQHIGAYGVELENGQEIAFLDTPGHEAFTAMRARGAQVTDIAIIVAAADDDIMPQTKEAISHAQAAGVPIVFAINKIDKPDANPDKIKEGLAQMNLLVEDWGGKIQSHDISAKVGTGIKELLEKVLLEAELLELKANPAKPAVGTVVEAFLDKGRGYVSTILVQAGTLRVGDYVLAGQHSGKVKAMHDERGNDVEAAGPSTPVSILGLDGAPQAGDKFNVFADEREAKQIASKRAQLQREQSVRTQRHITLDEIGRRIALGDFQELNIILKGDVDGSVEALTDSFQKLSTEEIQVNILHKGVGAITESDVLLASASDAIIVGFNVRPVGNARTIADKEEIDIRTYSIIYDAINDLKDAMEGMLSPELKEEITGTAEIREIFKVSKVGTIAGCMVTNGKILRSSSIRLIRDGVVVYTGELASLKRFKDDAKEVTKGYDCGMQVKNYNDIKEGDIIEAFHEVEVKKKLK; this comes from the coding sequence ATGGCTGAAACAATTAGATTAAATAAAGTATTACGTGAGCTTAATATCTCTCTAGATCGTGCCGTAGAATTTTTAGATTCTAAAGGTATTGAAATAGAGAAACGACCTACTACAAAAATTTCAGAAGAAACATATACGGTTCTTTCTAATGAATTTCAAACAGATGCAAATAAAAAAGTAGCATCTAAAGAAGTCGGTGAAGCTAAAATAAAAGAAAAAGAAGTGCTGCGAGAGCAACGCGAGCGTGAACTTGAAGAGAAACAAAAAGCGACAGCCAGAAAAGAAGAAATAGTTAAAGCAGCTGCGGAACTTTCTGGACCAAAGCAAGTTGGAAAAATCGATTTAGAACCGAAGAAAAAGAAAGCCGAAGCTGTTTCTAAGAAAGCCGAAAAAGTAGAAGAGGTTGCTAAACCTGCTGAAAAAGTAGAAAAAGTAGAGCCTGTTAAAAAGGAAGCCGTAAAAAAAGAAGTTTCAGAGGAGCCTGTTAAGGAAGAAATAAAATCTAAACTAGCTGAAAAACCTGTTGTAGAGAAGAAGAAGAAAGTTGAAGAAAAACAGGAAGAGAAATCAAAGAAACATATTATAAACGAAGATGGGGAAGTGCTTCCAGATGAAAAGGTTACAACACAGTATAAGAAACTTACAGGTCCAAAAATAGCAGGAGATAAAATTGATTTATCTCAATTTAATAAACCAAAGAAAAAGAAAGAAGAGAAGAAGCCAGAAGCCAAAACAGGAGATGCAGGAGCTGCTAATAAGAAGAAACGTAGACGTATTAGCAAAGTTGGTGGTCCACAATCTGGAAATGGCCAAAGTAATAATAGACAAGGAGGCGGACGATCTGGAGGTAACGACAGATTTAAAGGTAAACCAGGTCAAGGACGTCGCAATATTGTTAAGGAAGAGCCTAGTGAAGAAGATGTAAAAAAGCAAGTACGTGAAACACTTGAAAAACTTCAAGGAAAATCTTCAAAAGGTAAAGGAGCAAAATACAGAAGAGATAAAAGAGATCAACACAGAGAACAAACTGAGATTGATCAACAAATAGAAGCAGCAGAAAGTAAAATTCTTAAGGTTACAGAATTTGTTACTGCAAGTGAAGTCGCTACCATGATGAATGTTGGTGTTACTGAAATTATTTCTGCGTGTATGTCTCTTGGTATGATGGTAACTATGAATCAGCGTTTAGATGCTGAAACACTTTCTATCGTAGCAGAAGAATTTGGTTATAAAGTAGAATTTATCACGGCAGATATAGAAGAATCTATAGAAGAAGTTGAAGATAAACCAGAAGATTTAGAGCCACGTGCACCAATTGTAACAGTTATGGGACACGTAGATCATGGTAAAACATCACTTCTGGATTATATCCGTGAAGAAAATGTAATAGCAGGAGAATCTGGAGGAATCACACAGCATATTGGAGCTTATGGCGTTGAATTAGAAAATGGACAAGAAATTGCATTTCTAGATACACCAGGTCACGAGGCCTTTACAGCAATGCGTGCTCGTGGTGCTCAAGTAACCGATATCGCTATTATTGTAGCTGCTGCAGATGATGATATTATGCCACAAACAAAAGAAGCTATATCTCATGCTCAAGCAGCAGGAGTACCTATTGTTTTTGCAATTAATAAAATCGATAAGCCAGATGCGAATCCAGATAAAATTAAAGAAGGATTAGCACAAATGAACCTTTTAGTTGAAGATTGGGGTGGTAAAATTCAATCGCACGATATTTCAGCTAAAGTAGGTACAGGTATCAAAGAATTATTGGAAAAAGTATTACTTGAAGCTGAATTATTAGAGTTAAAAGCAAATCCAGCTAAGCCGGCTGTAGGTACAGTTGTGGAGGCCTTCTTAGATAAAGGTAGAGGTTATGTATCTACTATTTTAGTACAAGCAGGAACTTTAAGAGTTGGAGATTATGTACTGGCTGGTCAACATAGTGGTAAAGTAAAAGCAATGCATGACGAACGTGGGAATGATGTTGAGGCAGCAGGACCTTCTACACCAGTTTCTATTCTTGGTCTAGATGGTGCACCACAAGCAGGTGATAAATTTAATGTATTTGCAGACGAACGTGAAGCAAAACAAATTGCGTCAAAAAGAGCACAATTACAACGTGAACAATCCGTTAGAACACAACGTCATATTACACTGGATGAAATTGGTCGTCGTATAGCATTAGGGGATTTCCAAGAATTAAATATTATCCTTAAAGGTGATGTGGATGGTTCTGTTGAAGCATTAACAGACTCGTTCCAGAAATTATCTACTGAAGAGATTCAAGTTAATATTTTACATAAAGGTGTTGGAGCGATTACTGAAAGTGATGTGCTATTAGCATCTGCGTCCGATGCTATTATTGTTGGATTTAATGTGCGTCCAGTTGGAAACGCAAGAACAATAGCCGATAAAGAAGAAATAGATATTAGAACATATTCTATTATCTACGATGCTATTAATGATCTTAAAGATGCCATGGAAGGGATGTTGTCTCCAGAACTTAAAGAAGAGATTACTGGAACAGCAGAAATTAGAGAAATATTTAAAGTATCTAAAGTTGGAACTATCGCCGGTTGTATGGTAACAAATGGTAAAATACTTAGGTCATCAAGTATCCGCTTAATTAGAGATGGTGTTGTCGTTTATACAGGTGAATTAGCGTCGTTAAAACGATTTAAAGATGATGCCAAAGAAGTAACAAAAGGTTACGATTGTGGTATGCAAGTTAAAAACTACAACGACATTAAAGAAGGAGATATTATCGAAGCCTTTCATGAAGTTGAAGTTAAGAAGAAATTGAAATAA
- a CDS encoding phage tail protein, whose protein sequence is MFAGDFAPRGWAFCDGQALQISQYSALFSLLGTNYGGDGRTTFNLPDLRGRAPIHAGEGDNLNTIRVGDKGGSESKELRKMTIFESGKGKSYETYTVKSSDSKLYTRDPYLGVRFIIALQGIFPSRSY, encoded by the coding sequence ATGTTTGCTGGTGATTTTGCGCCAAGAGGATGGGCATTTTGCGATGGTCAAGCATTACAAATAAGTCAGTATAGTGCATTATTTTCTTTGTTGGGAACAAACTATGGAGGGGATGGTAGAACCACATTTAATTTGCCAGATCTTAGAGGGAGAGCTCCAATTCATGCAGGAGAAGGCGATAACTTAAATACTATAAGGGTAGGTGATAAAGGAGGTTCAGAATCAAAAGAACTGCGTAAAATGACCATTTTTGAAAGTGGCAAAGGAAAATCGTACGAAACCTATACCGTTAAAAGCAGTGATTCCAAATTATATACTCGAGACCCCTATTTAGGAGTTCGTTTCATAATTGCACTACAAGGTATTTTTCCATCAAGGAGCTATTAG
- a CDS encoding SPOR domain-containing protein, protein MSIICFIISSAHSFAQEGKVIINQDKNIAALLDSKKRTNKNIDNPTRYKIQIYSGNRSGSQNAQKEFRNSFTVWNPTIKYESPNFKTWVGNFRTRLEADRALKKVKTKFPNAFIFKPKKKRS, encoded by the coding sequence TTGAGCATTATTTGTTTTATAATTTCTTCTGCTCATTCATTTGCACAAGAAGGTAAAGTTATTATAAACCAGGATAAAAATATCGCTGCACTATTGGATTCTAAAAAAAGAACCAATAAAAATATAGATAATCCTACTAGGTATAAAATACAGATCTACTCTGGGAATCGTTCTGGATCTCAAAATGCTCAAAAAGAATTTCGTAATTCATTTACAGTTTGGAATCCTACAATTAAATATGAGTCTCCGAATTTTAAAACTTGGGTAGGTAATTTTAGAACACGTTTAGAAGCCGATAGAGCTTTAAAAAAAGTAAAGACTAAATTTCCAAATGCTTTTATATTTAAACCCAAAAAGAAGAGAAGCTAA
- a CDS encoding c-type cytochrome, giving the protein MEKVIHRKLGKNILHLGLIILLAFTTSLSAQEGDPAKGKSLFNANCAACHQLDKKMTGPALRYVEQRLSDDQGLDRDWIYAWIRNSAGVIKSGDAYANKVYNEYGGAAMTAFPQLSDDDLNNILAYTAEEKAAPVAAVVSTESANAESGEGGISNELILGALAILFILLAVGLYIVNKTLRRFALAQNIELTEATQRTPLWKAFVKNQFLMLVTAIFFLLASAYFAFGYFMQIGIDQGYEPVQPIHYSHRIHAGDNGIDCKYCHSSARVSKTSGIPSLNVCMNCHKSIYEVAPETLAEGKAIGVDYNAEIQKLYAAAGWDDAEQKYTGNSQPVKWVRIHNLPDFVYFNHSQHVSVAGVECQTCHGPVEEMEVMYQHAPLTMGWCIECHRTTNVNVKDNAYYTKIHEELSKKYGVDKLTAAQMGGLECGKCHY; this is encoded by the coding sequence ATGGAAAAGGTGATTCACCGTAAATTAGGGAAAAACATCCTTCATTTAGGCTTAATTATTTTATTAGCGTTTACAACCTCTCTTTCGGCCCAAGAAGGAGATCCAGCAAAAGGAAAATCTTTATTCAATGCCAATTGTGCAGCCTGTCATCAATTAGATAAGAAAATGACCGGTCCTGCATTACGTTATGTAGAACAACGTTTGTCTGACGATCAAGGTTTAGACAGAGATTGGATCTATGCTTGGATACGTAATAGTGCAGGTGTTATAAAGTCTGGAGATGCCTATGCAAACAAGGTTTATAATGAGTATGGAGGTGCAGCTATGACAGCATTCCCACAGTTGTCTGATGATGATTTAAATAATATTCTTGCATATACAGCCGAAGAGAAAGCAGCTCCAGTTGCTGCTGTGGTTAGTACTGAATCTGCCAATGCTGAATCTGGCGAAGGAGGTATTTCAAACGAACTTATTTTAGGCGCTTTAGCAATTCTATTTATATTGTTAGCCGTTGGTTTATATATAGTAAATAAAACACTACGTCGTTTTGCTTTAGCTCAGAATATTGAGTTGACCGAAGCGACACAAAGAACACCATTATGGAAAGCTTTTGTTAAGAATCAATTCTTGATGTTAGTGACAGCTATATTCTTTTTATTAGCTAGTGCATATTTTGCTTTTGGATATTTTATGCAAATAGGTATAGATCAAGGTTACGAGCCGGTACAACCAATACATTACTCACACAGAATTCACGCAGGTGACAATGGTATCGATTGTAAATACTGTCACTCTTCTGCAAGAGTAAGTAAAACATCAGGGATTCCTTCATTAAATGTATGTATGAATTGTCATAAATCTATTTATGAAGTGGCTCCGGAAACTTTAGCAGAAGGAAAAGCAATAGGTGTTGACTATAATGCTGAAATTCAAAAATTATACGCAGCTGCAGGATGGGATGATGCCGAGCAAAAGTATACAGGAAACTCTCAGCCAGTAAAATGGGTGCGTATTCATAATTTGCCAGATTTTGTATATTTTAACCACTCACAACACGTTTCTGTTGCTGGCGTTGAATGTCAAACATGTCATGGTCCTGTTGAAGAAATGGAAGTCATGTATCAACATGCACCATTAACAATGGGTTGGTGTATCGAGTGTCATAGAACAACAAATGTGAATGTTAAAGACAATGCCTACTACACTAAAATACACGAAGAGTTATCTAAGAAATATGGTGTAGATAAGTTAACAGCTGCTCAAATGGGTGGACTGGAATGTGGTAAATGTCATTACTAA